From one Callithrix jacchus isolate 240 chromosome 2, calJac240_pri, whole genome shotgun sequence genomic stretch:
- the LOC103788045 gene encoding LOW QUALITY PROTEIN: putative vomeronasal receptor-like protein 4 (The sequence of the model RefSeq protein was modified relative to this genomic sequence to represent the inferred CDS: inserted 2 bases in 1 codon; deleted 2 bases in 1 codon; substituted 2 bases at 2 genomic stop codons), whose protein sequence is MLSFKRVFCFQAGIGISANSSLLLWHIFTFFKDHKPKNRDLVICHLAFVHIVMLVIAAESSSPDMFESLNVQNNFRCKASFXTYKVMRGLSICTTSLPSMLQAITISPSTSWLVRFKHKITKYNIPGLFFFWSLNLSFNSGMIIYIVGFSNVTQIILNVNKYCSLSPMNVIIRRLFKTLSLSRDVFFVGITLLKSSAYMVIFLSRHQRRSQHLHSNSFLLRTXPXKRATETILLLVSFSVVAYSPDFIVSSSTMLLWVHSPINYRVNRLMFNAYATVSPTVLIRSDKRIIDILPEVHWNCHPFFKS, encoded by the exons ATGTTATCTTTCAAAAGGGTCTTTTGTTTTCAAGCTGGCATTGGAATCTCAGCCAACAGCTCTCTTCTCCTCTGGCACATTTTCACATTCTTTAAGGACCACAAGCCTAAAAACCGTGACCTGGTCATCTGTCACTTGGCCTTTGTCCACATAGTGATGCTAGTCATTGCAGCAGAGTCATCGTCTCCAGACATGTTTGAGTCACTAAATGTTCAGAATAACTTCAGATGTAAGGCTTCGTTCTAAACATACAAGGTAATGAGGGGCCTCTCCATCTGCACCACCTCGCTCCCAAGCATGCTTCAGGCCATCACCATAAGCCCCAGCACTTCCTGGTTGgtgagatttaaacataaaatcacAAAATACAATATCCcgggtttattctttttttggtcCCTCAATTTATCTTTCAATAGTGGCATGATCATCTATATTGTAGGTTTTTCCAATGTGACCCAGATAATTCTGAATGTTAATAAATACTGCTCACTTTCCCCAATGAATGTGATCATCAGGAGGCTGTTTAAGACTCTGTCGTTATCTAGAGACGTCTTCTTTGTAGGAATCACGCTGCTC AAGTCAAGTGCATACATGGTGATTTTCTTGTCCAGGCATCAGAGGCGCTCCCAGCACCTTCACAGCAACAGCTTTTTATTAAGAAC TCCCTAGAAAAGGGCCACCGAGACCATCCTGCTGCTGGTGAGTTTCTCTGTGGTTGCATACTCACCGGACTTTATTGTCTCATCCTCCACAATGCTGTTATGGGTACACAGTCCTATCAACTACAGGGTCAACAGGCTGATGTTCAATGCCTATGCCACTGTCAGTCCTACGGTGCTAATCAGATCTGATAAAAGAATCATCGATATTCTGCCAGAGGTTCATTGGAATTgccatccattttttaaaagttag